One Helianthus annuus cultivar XRQ/B chromosome 7, HanXRQr2.0-SUNRISE, whole genome shotgun sequence genomic region harbors:
- the LOC110908835 gene encoding U-box domain-containing protein 2 isoform X2 → MEISLLKTLLENISSVLHLSCEDNRFCDIVEKCYIMIEEVLKLIKPILDTIVDADVTSEQSLEKDFAGMNQSVDELRKVLEDTHPLMSKVYFALKVDSLLTKVQTHGLDLVDLLQSCEGLLPDELSSASLEKIKHMGYEKPSDIVSKAIKDQAEGTKPSSGIRSKIADSLSLKSNQELLIELVALENLKENAEQLEKLTDVEYIEEMINLVTYMHDCFIETKQSQSCNTVPIPPDFCCPLSLELMTDPVIVASGQTYEREYIRDWIDLGLTVCPKTMQTLVHTNLIPNYTVKALIASWCDSNNVKNVIVSNEIHQEECCLEDHHACSSSEDSMPEIPGNEHEFNEYEGSGGPSSISPARKESSAGGGADEGSPEEVVAEAQPAIVATQSNQHEYEYSPRFRNRLRNQIRHRTSERFGVPRNISSVTETRNDISEVETQVNKLVECLSSTSLETIKNATSEIRVLARNDKDIRNVIANCGAIPFLISLLNSPDENIQENSVTALLNLSINEVNKAVIGNSGSIEPLIHVLQTGSSVARENSAATLYSLSLTEENKRKIGRAGAIGPLVNLLGNGTLRGKKDAATALFNLSTFHENKAHIVQEGAVRFFVELMDPTTGLFDKAVAVLSNLATIPEGRAKIGQENGIPMLVEVLELGSARGKENAAAALLQLCTNSNRFCNMVLQEGAVPPLVMLSRTGTPRAKEKAQSLLSYFRNQRRSNAERR, encoded by the exons ATGGAGATATCACTGTTGAAAACGCTTCTTGAAAACATATCCAGTGTTCTTCATCTGTCATGTGAAGATAACAGATTTTGTGATATTGTCGAAAAGTGTTACATCATGATTGAAGAAGTACTGAAGTTGATTAAGCCGATACTCGACACTATCGTTGATGCTGATGTGACATCAGAACAATCGCTAGAAAAGGACTTTGCAGGCATGAATCAGTCTGTTGATGAACTCCGGAAGGTTCTTGAAGATACTCATCCGTTAATGAGTAAAGTTTACTTT GCTTTGAAGGTTGACTCGTTGTTAACAAAAGTTCAGACTCACGGGTTGGACCTTGTTGACCTGCTACAATCATGCGAAGGACTGCTACCTGATGAACTGAGTTCAGCGTCACTTGAG AAAATTAAACATATGGGATACGAAAAGCCATCGGATATCGTCTCCAAAGCGATAAAAGATCAAGCGGAGGGCACGAAACCGAGCTCAGGTATCCGGTCAAAAATAGCTGATTCGCTTAGCTTAAAGTCAAATCAAGAACTTTTAATCGAGTTAGTAGCTCTCGAAAACTTAAAGGAGAATGCTGAACAGTTAGAAAAGTTAACGGATGTAGAGTATATCGAAGAAATGATTAATCTTGTTACATACATGCACGATTGCTTTATTGAAACGAAACAATCACAGAGCTGCAACACGGTACCAATCCCACCCGACTTTTGTTGCCCGTTATCGCTTGAACTCATGACCGATCCGGTAATCGTAGCGTCAGGACAAACGTATGAACGGGAATATATCCGTGATTGGATTGATCTTGGTCTTACTGTTTGCCCTAAGACAATGCAAACGCTTGTACACACTAATCTTATTCCTAATTACACCGTTAAGGCGTTAATTGCGAGTTGGTGTGATTCCAACAATGTGAAGAACGTAATTGTGTCTAACGAGATCCATCAGGAAGAATGTTGTTTGGAAGACCATCATGCGTGTTCATCGTCAGAAGATTCCATGCCTGAAATACCGGGAAATGAACATGAATTTAATGAGTATGAGGGCTCCGGTGGACCTTCATCCATATCACCGGCAAGGAAAGAATCTTCGGCTGGCGGTGGAGCGGACGAAGGCTCACCGGAAGAGGTGGTGGCAGAGGCTCAGCCCGCCATTGTCGCCACACAATCGAACCAGCACGAATACGAATACTCACCTCGATTTAGAAACCGATTAAGAAATCAAATACGGCACAGAACAAGTGAAAGATTTGGAGTACCAAGAAACATTTCTTCGGTTACTGAAACCCGAAACGATATCAGTGAAGTTGAAACTCAAGTCAATAAACTAGTTGAGTGTTTAAGTAGCACTTCACTTGAAACCATAAAGAATGCTACTTCTGAAATAAGAGTACTTGCGAGAAACGATAAAGATATACGAAATGTAATAGCAAACTGTGGTGCGATCCCGTTCTTAATCAGCCTACTCAATTCACCCGACGAAAATATCCAAGAAAATTCCGTCACTGCCCTTTTAAACTTATCGATAAACGAAGTTAACAAAGCTGTAATAGGTAATTCTGGTTCAATCGAACCGTTAATTCACGTCCTCCAAACCGGGAGCTCAGTGGCACGAGAAAATTCAGCTGCAACACTTTATAGTCTCTCACTAACCGAAGAAAACAAGCGAAAAATCGGTCGGGCTGGAGCGATCGGGCCGCTAGTTAACTTATTAGGAAACGGGACCCTACGGGGAAAGAAAGATGCAGCCACAGCTTTATTCAACCTATCAACGTTTCACGAAAACAAGGCGCATATCGTGCAGGAGGGTGCGGTTCGGTTTTTTGTCGAGTTGATGGACCCTACAACTGGGTTGTTTGATAAGGCAGTTGCGGTTCTATCAAATCTCGCTACGATTCCCGAGGGCCGAGCCAAGATTGGTCAGGAGAATGGGATTCCAATGCTGGTTGAAGTGTTGGAACTCGGTTCGGCTCGAGGAAAGGAGAATGCTGCTGCAGCTCTCTTACAGTTGTGTACTAATAGTAATAGATTTTGTAATATGGTGCTTCAAGAGGGCGCGGTCCCACCGTTGGTGATGTTGTCGCGCACGGGTACCCCGAGAGCTAAGGAAAAG GCTCAATCGTTACTTAGCTACTTTAGAAACCAGCGGCGTAGCAACGCTGAGAGGAGATAG
- the LOC110908835 gene encoding U-box domain-containing protein 2 isoform X1: protein MEISLLKTLLENISSVLHLSCEDNRFCDIVEKCYIMIEEVLKLIKPILDTIVDADVTSEQSLEKDFAGMNQSVDELRKVLEDTHPLMSKVYFALKVDSLLTKVQTHGLDLVDLLQSCEGLLPDELSSASLEHCMQKIKHMGYEKPSDIVSKAIKDQAEGTKPSSGIRSKIADSLSLKSNQELLIELVALENLKENAEQLEKLTDVEYIEEMINLVTYMHDCFIETKQSQSCNTVPIPPDFCCPLSLELMTDPVIVASGQTYEREYIRDWIDLGLTVCPKTMQTLVHTNLIPNYTVKALIASWCDSNNVKNVIVSNEIHQEECCLEDHHACSSSEDSMPEIPGNEHEFNEYEGSGGPSSISPARKESSAGGGADEGSPEEVVAEAQPAIVATQSNQHEYEYSPRFRNRLRNQIRHRTSERFGVPRNISSVTETRNDISEVETQVNKLVECLSSTSLETIKNATSEIRVLARNDKDIRNVIANCGAIPFLISLLNSPDENIQENSVTALLNLSINEVNKAVIGNSGSIEPLIHVLQTGSSVARENSAATLYSLSLTEENKRKIGRAGAIGPLVNLLGNGTLRGKKDAATALFNLSTFHENKAHIVQEGAVRFFVELMDPTTGLFDKAVAVLSNLATIPEGRAKIGQENGIPMLVEVLELGSARGKENAAAALLQLCTNSNRFCNMVLQEGAVPPLVMLSRTGTPRAKEKAQSLLSYFRNQRRSNAERR, encoded by the exons ATGGAGATATCACTGTTGAAAACGCTTCTTGAAAACATATCCAGTGTTCTTCATCTGTCATGTGAAGATAACAGATTTTGTGATATTGTCGAAAAGTGTTACATCATGATTGAAGAAGTACTGAAGTTGATTAAGCCGATACTCGACACTATCGTTGATGCTGATGTGACATCAGAACAATCGCTAGAAAAGGACTTTGCAGGCATGAATCAGTCTGTTGATGAACTCCGGAAGGTTCTTGAAGATACTCATCCGTTAATGAGTAAAGTTTACTTT GCTTTGAAGGTTGACTCGTTGTTAACAAAAGTTCAGACTCACGGGTTGGACCTTGTTGACCTGCTACAATCATGCGAAGGACTGCTACCTGATGAACTGAGTTCAGCGTCACTTGAG CATTGCATGCAGAAAATTAAACATATGGGATACGAAAAGCCATCGGATATCGTCTCCAAAGCGATAAAAGATCAAGCGGAGGGCACGAAACCGAGCTCAGGTATCCGGTCAAAAATAGCTGATTCGCTTAGCTTAAAGTCAAATCAAGAACTTTTAATCGAGTTAGTAGCTCTCGAAAACTTAAAGGAGAATGCTGAACAGTTAGAAAAGTTAACGGATGTAGAGTATATCGAAGAAATGATTAATCTTGTTACATACATGCACGATTGCTTTATTGAAACGAAACAATCACAGAGCTGCAACACGGTACCAATCCCACCCGACTTTTGTTGCCCGTTATCGCTTGAACTCATGACCGATCCGGTAATCGTAGCGTCAGGACAAACGTATGAACGGGAATATATCCGTGATTGGATTGATCTTGGTCTTACTGTTTGCCCTAAGACAATGCAAACGCTTGTACACACTAATCTTATTCCTAATTACACCGTTAAGGCGTTAATTGCGAGTTGGTGTGATTCCAACAATGTGAAGAACGTAATTGTGTCTAACGAGATCCATCAGGAAGAATGTTGTTTGGAAGACCATCATGCGTGTTCATCGTCAGAAGATTCCATGCCTGAAATACCGGGAAATGAACATGAATTTAATGAGTATGAGGGCTCCGGTGGACCTTCATCCATATCACCGGCAAGGAAAGAATCTTCGGCTGGCGGTGGAGCGGACGAAGGCTCACCGGAAGAGGTGGTGGCAGAGGCTCAGCCCGCCATTGTCGCCACACAATCGAACCAGCACGAATACGAATACTCACCTCGATTTAGAAACCGATTAAGAAATCAAATACGGCACAGAACAAGTGAAAGATTTGGAGTACCAAGAAACATTTCTTCGGTTACTGAAACCCGAAACGATATCAGTGAAGTTGAAACTCAAGTCAATAAACTAGTTGAGTGTTTAAGTAGCACTTCACTTGAAACCATAAAGAATGCTACTTCTGAAATAAGAGTACTTGCGAGAAACGATAAAGATATACGAAATGTAATAGCAAACTGTGGTGCGATCCCGTTCTTAATCAGCCTACTCAATTCACCCGACGAAAATATCCAAGAAAATTCCGTCACTGCCCTTTTAAACTTATCGATAAACGAAGTTAACAAAGCTGTAATAGGTAATTCTGGTTCAATCGAACCGTTAATTCACGTCCTCCAAACCGGGAGCTCAGTGGCACGAGAAAATTCAGCTGCAACACTTTATAGTCTCTCACTAACCGAAGAAAACAAGCGAAAAATCGGTCGGGCTGGAGCGATCGGGCCGCTAGTTAACTTATTAGGAAACGGGACCCTACGGGGAAAGAAAGATGCAGCCACAGCTTTATTCAACCTATCAACGTTTCACGAAAACAAGGCGCATATCGTGCAGGAGGGTGCGGTTCGGTTTTTTGTCGAGTTGATGGACCCTACAACTGGGTTGTTTGATAAGGCAGTTGCGGTTCTATCAAATCTCGCTACGATTCCCGAGGGCCGAGCCAAGATTGGTCAGGAGAATGGGATTCCAATGCTGGTTGAAGTGTTGGAACTCGGTTCGGCTCGAGGAAAGGAGAATGCTGCTGCAGCTCTCTTACAGTTGTGTACTAATAGTAATAGATTTTGTAATATGGTGCTTCAAGAGGGCGCGGTCCCACCGTTGGTGATGTTGTCGCGCACGGGTACCCCGAGAGCTAAGGAAAAG GCTCAATCGTTACTTAGCTACTTTAGAAACCAGCGGCGTAGCAACGCTGAGAGGAGATAG
- the LOC110905657 gene encoding peamaclein has translation MNHLPLSILLIATLLFTAAIGSTPTATTGASLAPSPTLGTFGCDTKCGKRCANAGYKERCLKYCGICCDKCQGCVPSSPYANKAECPCYRDLKNSKGKDKCP, from the exons ATGAACCACCTTCCGTTATCGATCCTCCTTATCGCCACCCTCCTCTTCACCGCCGCGATCGGTTCCACCCCCACCGCCACCACCGGAGCGTCTCTGGCCCCTTCCCCAACCCTAG GTACGTTTGGATGTGACACAAAGTGTGGAAAACGGTGTGCGAATGCAGGATACAAAGAACGATGCCTAAAATATTGTGGGATATGTTGCGATAAGTGCCAGGGGTGTGTTCCTTCTAGTCCGTACGCAAACAAGGCCGAGTGCCCTTGCTATCGCGACTTGAAGAACTCAAAGGGGAAAGACAAGTGCCCTTAG